In Numenius arquata chromosome 1, bNumArq3.hap1.1, whole genome shotgun sequence, the DNA window cttgccgcatgcgtactgtcgcccggtggtcgtgggccggggtcttctggaggaaggctcatagtcttcttcaccgtgtacttttacctttggcttagaatgctgggctggctggaccccaaaccgcgggactggtcctgaccagatggacactttacccagacaattgggttcctccttagcatgcaggctgttcctgctatcttatacacaaggccagttccttatcttggaatcctggcctcctgggctccgagctctgttctttgccaagctgtactaaatctacactaacgacctttaaccattcattctccaaatcagacaccagaaagaaatgctttgctgtgagggtggtgagaccctggcccaggttgcccagagaagctgtggctgccccatccctggaggggttcaaggccaggttggagggggcttggagcaacctgctctggtgggaggtgtccctgcccagggcaggggcattagaactggatgatatttaaggtcccttccaactctaaccattctatgattctatggttctattttATTGAGGGCTGAACACCCTCAATACACCTGCACCTGAATGCAGGGGTGTAAAATATTCTGTAAACACAGACGGGTCAGTGGGGAATTCTCTGCCATCTACTGCACGCGGAATTTGGGTGGGATACAAACCTCATGGTCATCCCATCAACTTCCTGTACATATCTTAAATCTACAAATCTAAAAtcataaaatatctaaaaatcagTATCtaaaaaacacagaatcatggaacggtggaggttggaagggacctttcaggtcatcgagtccaaccatcattgTCAACACAATGTTGACAAACTGTGACGGAAAGGGAAAAGggcttcactgagaggttcaaatgaACAATGTATTTGGATTTCACccacaggtccaatacgccactgCTGCAGGATCTATGGGTACAATGGCCAATACACTAtcgcaatttaaaagcaattcgcggaatacactgtTACCGACCACAAGTGATCCCCAAAAGTAACACCACAAACCACGAGCATGCTAGATATCTTAAAAGAGCGCACTAATCACCATCTTAATAGCATGCCCTATACCATATGTGTGTTTCTTCATCACTTCCCCTCTCTCTGCGGTAAGGtcgctcagtccctgggaagtttTGGTTCTTGTTGTGAcacaatcttgagacaaccccgggctgagccggttTTGTAGCTCCCTGCAAGTTATTTCTGCATAGAGAAGGCAAGGATGagggatgacaactccctgcatctcacctgttgtgctctgaaaccggtttggctgggggCTCCCATacacaaacccaccactgacccatgtccctcagcaccacctctgcccggctttgaaatccctccagggatggcgacgccactactgccctgggcagctctgccaaggcttgacaaccctttgcaGGAAGGAGTTgctcccaatctccatcctaaacctccagATGAGAAGAACCAGGAACGCCGGAGCACCCCAGTAGGAacctcctgaccctgctctgctcccctgcaCTGCACTGCATCAGACTGCACTGCACAGCACCATGCTGCACTGCACCAGGTCATCATAAGGGAATGgcttggattggaagggacattaaaaccCCCCAGTGccaccgcctgccctgggcatggacacctcccaccagaccaggttgctccaagccccctccaacctggccttgaacccctccagggatggggcagccacagcttctctgggcaacctgggccaggctctcaccaccctcatagcaaagaacttcttccccacatctcatctccatctcccctctttcagtgtcaaacccttccccctcctcctatggctcccctccctgatccagagtccctccccagctttcctggagcctcccccttcagggactggaaggggctccaaggtctccccggagccttctcttctccaggctgaaccccctcaactctctcagcctgtcctcacagaagaggggctccagctctccaggCATCTCCATGGTCTCTGATGGACGTTTtcccacaggtccatgtccatggaGCACCTGGTGCTGGGATTGGTGCTGCTGGCTGGGCCCCTGGACACCGGCAACCCCCTGCACAGGCGAGACCTGGAGCCCACCAAGGAGATGAGGCTGGACATGGCCCCCACCACCTTCGATGACCTCTACCGAGGTTGCAGCTGATGATTGGCACATTATGGCACAGCgtagcatggcatggcatggaaAGGGATGGCAGAGCATGGCATGGCGTGGCACGGCTCGGCTGGTGAAACCGGTGCAGCTGCATGTTAAAGGGaacctgcctggggctggaggaggagtaagaggtgtgggggggggacacacacaattGGCAGAACCCAAAAGTTAACAGGAGGTTAAACAAAGTCATGCTCAGTGAACCATCCCCTTTGCACCACCCCAGCCCTTTCCGAGAAATTCCAGCTTCTTCCAGAAAGAGAGGACAAGGCTCCGGGGACAGTGGGATGGACCACAAGGGCTGTGACCATCACGCCGGCCACCGCTGAGATATAAACCCTTCCCCGAGGGTGCCCGGCTCACCCCAGGACAGGGTTAGACCCAGacggggcagcggctgcagggaagctcctccatcccagggcgagaagcagcagcagagaaccCTCCGGGACGGGTCTGGGGGTGAAACGTCAGGGCTTTGAGCATCAGGAGGGTTTGTCCATCCCAGGAGAGCTCTGCAAACCCCACTGCAGGCGTCACACACACCTCCTGGGGAATTCACAGCAGGTTCCAGGGATTTCTCCCAGGGGCCATCTCGGCTCCCTCCTAGCAGGTGGGTAACCAGGGTTTGCCCAAGGGCCCCGAGAAATTGTGTGGGAACATGAGGGGGCTGCAGCCATGTGGGGAACAGGGTGCTGCCCCCAACAAGCCCCCACGGTGAGTCCTCCAAGCAGTGcctggggagcggggagggacaccagctgccagcaccatCGATGCCTCTGTGTCACCTGTGTCACATTGTGCCTCATCttcagagcagaggggctccagccattGGAGCATCTCCATGACCCTCCAacggaccctttccaacaggtccatgtccatggaGCACCTGGTGCTGGGATTGGTGCTTCTGGCCGGGGCTCTGGCCATTGGCAACCCCCTGAACCTCAAGGCCGTTGAGAAGAAGGTGCTGGACATGGCCCCCCACTCCTTCGATGACCAGTACCAGGATTGCAGCCCCAAgatggaggaggagctgggggagctcaACTGCACCGAGTTCGCCAACAACAGAGTCTATGCCACATACTGGACCAAGGCTGCTGACGAATGGCAGAAGCGGGAGGGTCATGTCCTCAAGCTGCCGGTGATGCGGATGGAGCATGCAGTGGCCCTCATGGCGTACACCCATAATGGAAGCTTGTACAAGACCTTCAACACGGCCGTGCGGGAGGCTGGGTCCTCCCGCAAGGAATACCTGGAGAAATTCCATTTCAAGACGCTGCATTTCCTCCTGACCCAGGCCCTGAGAATCCTCTGGGAAGCCCAGCCCCCGCAGTGCTACCAGGTCTACCGGGGAGTCCAGGAGATCCGCTTCACCGCCCGACGTCTTGATCTCGTCCGCTTCGGCCAATTCGCCTCCACCTCCTTCCGAAAGGAGAAAGCCAAGGAGTTCGGCAATGACACCTTCTTCTCGGTGAACACCTGCTATGGCGTCCCCATCAGGCACTTCTCCTTCTACCCCAACGAGAATGAGGTCCTCATCCCGCCCTACGAGACATTCATCGTCACCAACATCACCTACCATGGGAAGAGAAGCCACATCCAGCTCTATTCCACGGGCACATGCAGCAAGTACAACTGCGAATGGGTGAAAGGTGACATCCCCCGTGACGGTCCTTCCATTCCCCCATgatggtccctccatcccctgggttGGTCCCTCCCTGCCACCGGGTGCATGATATGGTACGGTGGAGGAAAgtgtggcacagcatggcatggcacggcacagcatcacatgggggggggggacagcaaggcatagcatggcacagcatggcatgatGTGGTATGGCACAGGACAGCTTGGCACGTTCTGGCACAGGAGAGCTTGGCACGTATTGGCACAGCATGGCATAGCACGGCATGGCGCAGGACAGCTTGGTACTGCATGGCATAGCATGACATGGCATGGTGGAggacagcatggcatggcatggaggGGGACagcacggcacagcatggcatggcgtGCCACAGCATGGCACGGATGGCACATTCTGGTATCGCATGGCACAGCGTGGGACAGCACTGCACAGCATGGCAcaacatggcacagcatggcacgctGTGGCACAGCACTGCACGGCATGGCACAGATGGCATGttgtggcacagcatggcacattGTGGCACAGCGTGGCCCGGCCGGGCCGTGGGGAGAAGCCTGCAGGGCCCCTGCAGATATTGTTGGTCTCTTTGGCAGAGAAGCAATGCCAGGACCAGCCGTGTGACTTCAGCGCAGGTGAGCCCGGAGCCCCCACTGACAATGGGGAGGGTGACTCCCGGCCGGGTCCCCCTGGCTGCCCCTCACCGCCCCCAATCTCTGACCCCCCCCAGGCAGGACCATCGTTGGGGACCCCCCGCTCCTCTGGGGGCTCCTCCTGGCAGCCACGGCACTGGCAGCCACAGGGGGACCCTGAGCCCTGATGCCACCCCACCACGGCGAGGGAGAGGAGTCCAGGATGGAAGCCACCATCATCACTGGGATGGTGGGACTGGACAGcatttggggctgggggcacagggacagccctgctgcagcccccgtGCCCAGCTCAAGCCCTGCCACGGTGCCACCCATCCTGGGATGAGCCTCCAGCCCTGGGAACACCATCAGGGACCTTTGGCAGAGCTGCAAATGAGGCTTTTGGATGCAGCTGAgcgtggggtgtccccccccagggatggaggtggtcGTGGGTATGTGGGGGGGATGCAgcagggctggttttgggggtgtccctTCCTGGCCGGCTACTCCGCTGCTATCTTCCCCCTGGCTCCAAGAAGAATAAAGGCTCGCTGTGAAATGGTGGTGTCTCCGGGGCTTCCCTGaggctgcctgggctgggggtAGCTCGTGGTGGGCTGTAGccccctccccacatccccactcCTCCCACATCCAGACCATCCCACAGAGCCACTCCAGCGCCTTGGGTCCTGCTCGAGGGGTCTGGGGGAggtgtctcctgccagggtctgGTCCCCTGATTCTCCTGTGGCTGCTCCTGGGGTCACAGCCCCCCCAGAActcagggcagcagggaggaggttggcaccagccaccccagccccagttTCCCAAAATTAGGGCCCTGCCAGGACAAGACAGGGTAGGGGGACTGCCCCGTGGAGCAGGCGGCTAGTAAGCAACTTGTTACCCCTCacgactcccaggtccctctctgcagagctgctctctagcaggtcccccccaacctgtcctggtccatggggttattcctcccctggggcaggaccctgcacttgccctccTTGGATTTcatctctccctccatccttgccccacggctgccccctgAGCCCACGGGAAGCCCCGTCCCCAGGACACGGGTGACACCGAGCAGCCTTGATGTGCTTTAATAAACCCTGGGCTCCCACATTTGGCTGTGGGCAGG includes these proteins:
- the LOC141467641 gene encoding erythroblast NAD(P)(+)--arginine ADP-ribosyltransferase-like, which translates into the protein MEHLVLGLVLLAGALAIGNPLNLKAVEKKVLDMAPHSFDDQYQDCSPKMEEELGELNCTEFANNRVYATYWTKAADEWQKREGHVLKLPVMRMEHAVALMAYTHNGSLYKTFNTAVREAGSSRKEYLEKFHFKTLHFLLTQALRILWEAQPPQCYQVYRGVQEIRFTARRLDLVRFGQFASTSFRKEKAKEFGNDTFFSVNTCYGVPIRHFSFYPNENEVLIPPYETFIVTNITYHGKRSHIQLYSTGTCSKYNCEWVKEKQCQDQPCDFSAGRTIVGDPPLLWGLLLAATALAATGGP